AAGTGATATTGCCAGACGCGATTCACCAGCACGCGCGGCGTGAGTTGATTCTGCGGACTGGCGATCCAATCGGCCAGAACGCGGCGACGACCGGAAGTGTTCGAACCACTGGGAGTGATTTCGGGAGTGGGAGGCATCTCGGCGGGAAACAGGACTGAGGGAAAGCCAGGTTCGACTTTGTCTCCCGGGCTCGTCGGATTGCCGCGCAGCAGCACAAACGTATCCTTGGCCTTCGGGCCGTTCTCAGTCACCACCAGCGCCATTTCGCCCGACTTGGGTGGATTGCGACGCAACTGATCGCGTTCTTTGAATCGACTGCGGTACTTTTCAAACACCTCGTAGGGAATTGGGTCGGGCGCATACCGCTTGAACAATTCCACCTTGCGCGCGTCGTGCTTAAAGTCGTCGATCTCGCCACCCTTGAGGTGCGGCTTCAGGATTTCGTCCATCTCGGCGATCAGTTTGTCGAATTCGCGAAGCTTCGCGTTGTGGGCTTCGATCTGACCGCGATGCTGCTGCTGCACTTCTTCCGAGGCGATCGTGCGGAGCGAGTTGCCGCCGTTGTCGTAGTGCTTCACGCCGTGAAAGAAGGCCATCAGGCGGTAATAGTCGCGCTGCGGAATGGGATCGATCTTGTGATCGTGGCAGCGGCAACAGTTCACCGTTAGCCCGAGGAAGGTCTGGCTCGTGGTGGCGACGAGATCATCGAGCCCGTCGTAATAGGCGAGCAGTCGGTCGGCCGGTTCGTCGTCCCACAGACCGAGGCGGTAGTAACCAGTGGCAATCAAAGTTTCGGACGTCACTTCGTCGAGTTCGTCGCCGGCCAATTGCTCGCGAATGAACTGGTCGTAGGGCTTGTCGACGTTGAACGAGCGGATGACGTAATCGCGATAGCGCCAGACAAACGGCTTGGGATTGTCGCGCTCAAAGCTGTTCGTCTCGGCATAACGGACCAGGTCGAGCCAATGGCGGCCCCAATGCTCGCCGTAGTGCCGCGACTCAAGCAGGCGATCGACGACTTTCTCGTACGCGTTTGGTGATTCATCTTGCAAGAAGGCGGCAACTTCTGCCGGCGATGGAGGCAAACCAGTCACGCTGTAATAAGCTCGGCGCAGCAGACTGGCCTTATCCGCGGGCTTAGCCGGGGTGAAGCCTTTGCTCTCCAGCTTAGACAAGATGAATGCGTCGACCGGATTGCTGGCCCAAGCCTGATTCTTCACCGCGGGAACTGCGGGACGCACGACGGCACGGAACGCCCAGAAGTTGCGGGCCTCTTCGTCGACGACTGGCGCGCCGTGCCGCTTGAGCGTGGCAGCGACCAGTTTGTCGGAATAGGGCAGCCCCATTTTCACCCAGCGAGTGAGGATTTCAATTTGCGACTGCGGCAGTTTGCCCTTGGGGGGCATCTCGAGCCCGCCGTAGTTAATGGCGTCGATCAAGCTGCTCGCTTCGGGCTTGCCAGGTGTCGCACCCGCTTCGCCACTTTCGCCCCCCTTCAAAATCGCATCGCGGCTGGTGAGTTTGAATTCACCTTGCACCTTCGGTTCGCCACCGTGGCAGGCCAGGCAGTTGGCCCGCAGAATGGGAAAGACTTCTTTCTCGAAGAAGGTTACATCGGCAGCAGAGAAGGGGTCTTTCGCCGGTTCTTCGGCAGCCGACACAGTTGCGGCCAGCAGCGCAGCGACGAATATTGCGTAATGCGTGTAGCCAGCGGGCAAACGAGACAGCAACATGAGAGAGCACCTGGCGGGAATGGGTCGGAAAGGAGGACTGCCCATTTACTTTCGTTCAGTCTGAAAATAATATAACGAGAGGGGGACTGACTGGCAACTATTTTCCGTCTTCCTCATTTGAGACACAGCGCCCACGGTCTCCATTCCACACCCGTCAATCCAACTTCGGTCATCCCATATTCTATGGTACCGCCTCGTTCGTCCGGCAGTTCGATCTTTGCGAATGGCGGCAAGCCGAAAGAGGCTCGCAACAGCGGCGCGCAGTCGTCGTTATTGCGCCAGCTGAACACGCGCGAAGTGCTGACGGCATTGCAACGGCACGGTCCATTGTCGCGAGCAGAGATTGCGCGACATACAGGCATCAGCGGGCCGACGATCACGCGGACGGTGCTCGACTTGCTCGCTGGGCAGTTGGTCGAAGAAGCGGAGCTGTCGCCAGGTGTCGTGAATCGACCGGCGCTTGGTCGCCCTGGCAAAGTGTTGCGATTAGCTAGCGCGTCGGTCTCGGTCCAAGGACTTGTGATCGGCGTGCAGCAGTGCGAACTGACGACGGCGGGCCTCGATGGCTCTTGGCAAGCGGAACCGCGCACCTTTGCCACGCCCAAGCGCTACAACGACCTGGTGCGCAAAGTGGTCGAACAACTGCAGCGCTCGCGCGAACAAAGCAAAACGAGCGTGCTGGGGGTCGGCATTAGCATTCCCGGTTTGCTCAGGCGGCAAGATAAGCGGACACTCGTCTCGCCGAACTTGCATCAAACCGACGGCCAGCAATTGGGGGTCGATGTGGCTGAGCGACTGCAGTCGCTGGGGCTCGGCAACGAAGTGGTGCTGCTGCAAGAAACGCAGGCCCTTTGTCTGGGCGAGCGGATGTATGGAGCCGCGCGAGATATTCCTGACTTCGCGATGGTCGATATTACCGACGGTCTCGGTCTCGGCGTGGTACAGGGCGGGCAGTTCGTCGAAGGAAGCACGGGTCTGGCCGGTGAACTCGGGCATATTACCGTCGATCTGCACGGACGACTCTGCGGCTGCGGCAATCATGGTTGCCTGGAAACCGTTGCCACCGATGCCGCGCTCGCAGCCGCCATCTCCGCGCGACAAGGGCGGCAACTCACGCTGGCCGAATGGCTGCCGCTGATTCAAACGGGCCAAGTGCGCGTTGAGCAAGATCTGAACGAATGGCTCGATTACCTGTCGGTCGGGCTGGCAGCAGTCATCAACATCTTCAACCCCAGCCGGCTGTTCGTGCATGGTCACGCGCTCGATGCCGCGCCAGATCTGTTCGATC
Above is a window of Anatilimnocola aggregata DNA encoding:
- a CDS encoding ROK family transcriptional regulator, with the translated sequence MVPPRSSGSSIFANGGKPKEARNSGAQSSLLRQLNTREVLTALQRHGPLSRAEIARHTGISGPTITRTVLDLLAGQLVEEAELSPGVVNRPALGRPGKVLRLASASVSVQGLVIGVQQCELTTAGLDGSWQAEPRTFATPKRYNDLVRKVVEQLQRSREQSKTSVLGVGISIPGLLRRQDKRTLVSPNLHQTDGQQLGVDVAERLQSLGLGNEVVLLQETQALCLGERMYGAARDIPDFAMVDITDGLGLGVVQGGQFVEGSTGLAGELGHITVDLHGRLCGCGNHGCLETVATDAALAAAISARQGRQLTLAEWLPLIQTGQVRVEQDLNEWLDYLSVGLAAVINIFNPSRLFVHGHALDAAPDLFDRLIERTARRALAPSLADCRIIRAQGSKRHGAVAAIIQQLTAGR
- a CDS encoding DUF1549 domain-containing protein; protein product: MLLSRLPAGYTHYAIFVAALLAATVSAAEEPAKDPFSAADVTFFEKEVFPILRANCLACHGGEPKVQGEFKLTSRDAILKGGESGEAGATPGKPEASSLIDAINYGGLEMPPKGKLPQSQIEILTRWVKMGLPYSDKLVAATLKRHGAPVVDEEARNFWAFRAVVRPAVPAVKNQAWASNPVDAFILSKLESKGFTPAKPADKASLLRRAYYSVTGLPPSPAEVAAFLQDESPNAYEKVVDRLLESRHYGEHWGRHWLDLVRYAETNSFERDNPKPFVWRYRDYVIRSFNVDKPYDQFIREQLAGDELDEVTSETLIATGYYRLGLWDDEPADRLLAYYDGLDDLVATTSQTFLGLTVNCCRCHDHKIDPIPQRDYYRLMAFFHGVKHYDNGGNSLRTIASEEVQQQHRGQIEAHNAKLREFDKLIAEMDEILKPHLKGGEIDDFKHDARKVELFKRYAPDPIPYEVFEKYRSRFKERDQLRRNPPKSGEMALVVTENGPKAKDTFVLLRGNPTSPGDKVEPGFPSVLFPAEMPPTPEITPSGSNTSGRRRVLADWIASPQNQLTPRVLVNRVWQYHFGRGLVRSSSNFGYMGTPPTHPELLDYLASEFVAGGMKLKSLHRLLLTSNTFRMSTDTTPAANLKDPENDLYSHFDLRRLTAEEIRDSVLAVSGNLNLKKSEGPSIYPFIPAEVLAGQSQPGKGWDKSSPEDAAGRSVYVHIKRSLGLPILTVFDAPDPDSPCPVRFTTTQPTQALGMINGQFMQSQAAEFAKQLQSQSAKPAEQIRLALRRALQREPVEKEISRGLQFLRDAQAQDKLTADLALQRFCLLTLNLNEFVFLD